One genomic segment of Pongo abelii isolate AG06213 chromosome 13, NHGRI_mPonAbe1-v2.0_pri, whole genome shotgun sequence includes these proteins:
- the SLC31A2 gene encoding protein SLC31A2, producing MAMHFIFSDTAVLLFDFWSVHSPAGMALSVLVLLLLAVLYEGIKVGKAKLLNQVLVNLPTSISQQTIAETDGDSAGSDSFPVGRTHHRWYLCHFGQSLIHVIQVVIGYFIMLAVMSYNTWIFLGVVLGSAVGYYLAYPLLSTA from the exons ATGGCG ATGCATTTCATCTTCTCAGATACGGCAGTGCTTCTGTTTGATTTCTGGAGTGTCCACAGTCCTGCTG GCATGGCCCTTTCGGTGTTGGTGCTCCTGCTTCTGGCTGTACTGTATGAAGGCATCAAGGTTGGCAAAGCCAAGCTGCTCAACCAGGTGCTGGTGAACCTGCCCACCTCCATCAGCCAGCAGACCATCGCAGAGACAGACGGGGACTCTGCAGGTTCAGATTCATTCCCTGTTGGCAGAACCCACCACAG GTGGTATTTGTGTCACTTTGGCCAGTCTCTAATCCATGTCATCCAGGTGGTCATCGGCTACTTCATCATGCTGGCCGTAATGTCCTACAACACCTGGATTTTCCTTGGTGTGGTCTTGGGCTCTGCTGTGGGCTACTACCTAGCTTACCCACTTCTCAGCACAGCTTAG